The Nitrospira sp. KM1 genome includes a window with the following:
- a CDS encoding DUF6328 family protein — MQARHPTHRTETPESLSRSISHMLEECRMVLPGIQALFGFQLVAVFNATFWTALNSDEQLVHYIAISLVTLSVVFVMAPAAYHRQATPSAVSKDFLLISTRLLTWSMFPLMGGILLDFYLVGKLLVQSASISFMLTAMLFAVFTLFWIVLPRSSVFQRWMAWSGRSN, encoded by the coding sequence ATGCAAGCCCGCCATCCAACGCACCGTACCGAGACCCCCGAGAGTCTTTCCCGCAGCATCAGTCATATGCTCGAAGAGTGCCGAATGGTGTTGCCCGGCATTCAAGCGCTCTTCGGATTCCAACTCGTGGCCGTCTTTAATGCGACGTTCTGGACTGCGCTCAATTCGGATGAGCAACTGGTCCATTACATTGCTATTTCCCTTGTGACCCTCTCGGTCGTCTTTGTCATGGCTCCGGCCGCCTATCACCGCCAAGCCACTCCGTCTGCTGTATCAAAGGACTTCTTGCTCATTTCCACCCGGTTGTTGACGTGGTCCATGTTTCCGTTGATGGGAGGAATCTTGCTGGATTTCTATCTCGTCGGAAAGTTGTTGGTGCAGAGCGCATCGATCAGCTTCATGCTTACCGCCATGCTGTTCGCGGTATTCACATTATTCTGGATCGTGTTGCCGAGGAGTTCTGTCTTTCAGCGCTGGATGGCCTGGTCGGGCCGCTCCAACTGA
- a CDS encoding low affinity iron permease family protein, which produces MDGGANHTDFERPAQPSDSDHALSFSTIAKRTASAVGHPAAFALACVTIAVWALSGPLFGFSDTWQLVINTGTTIVTFLMVFIIQNSQNRDSCAIQLKLDELIRSKQGAHNALIGVEELTQKDLDTFTRLYKTISKRADTTMPTGSEDTGTPDVPRS; this is translated from the coding sequence ATGGACGGCGGGGCGAACCATACCGACTTCGAACGCCCGGCACAGCCGTCGGATTCTGACCACGCCTTGTCCTTTTCAACCATCGCAAAGCGAACGGCATCAGCCGTCGGCCATCCGGCCGCCTTCGCTCTTGCCTGCGTCACGATCGCCGTATGGGCGCTGAGCGGTCCGCTGTTCGGGTTCAGCGACACGTGGCAGCTGGTCATCAATACCGGCACGACCATCGTGACGTTCTTGATGGTATTCATTATTCAGAATTCCCAGAATCGTGACAGTTGCGCCATCCAGTTGAAACTCGACGAATTGATTCGCTCGAAGCAAGGAGCCCACAATGCGCTGATCGGAGTCGAAGAATTGACGCAGAAGGATCTGGACACATTTACGAGACTCTACAAAACCATCTCGAAGAGAGCCGATACGACCATGCCGACCGGATCTGAAGATACCGGGACCCCGGACGTCCCCCGTTCATAG
- a CDS encoding response regulator translates to MQHKNRAIKVLFIDGEESDRQRYISGLQACASDYALHQATGGYTGLRRYKNETFDCVVQELELPDRSGFEVLMHLIPSPQQPAIPVIVLTQLTGKALRDLALKNGARACLVKSDTRPEDLHRAIRQALAPVHSHKIPPVSRSSLHIAS, encoded by the coding sequence ATGCAACACAAAAATCGGGCCATCAAAGTGCTCTTTATCGACGGCGAAGAATCAGATCGGCAGCGTTACATTTCCGGTCTGCAAGCCTGCGCATCGGATTACGCGCTCCATCAGGCCACCGGCGGCTACACGGGATTGCGACGGTACAAGAATGAAACGTTCGATTGCGTCGTCCAAGAACTCGAGCTCCCGGACCGGTCGGGATTCGAAGTGTTGATGCATCTCATCCCATCTCCCCAGCAGCCGGCGATACCCGTGATCGTGCTGACTCAACTCACCGGCAAAGCTTTGCGGGATCTTGCCCTTAAAAATGGCGCCCGGGCTTGTCTGGTGAAATCCGATACCCGGCCGGAAGATCTCCATCGGGCCATCCGTCAGGCTCTCGCCCCTGTCCACTCTCATAAGATCCCGCCCGTTTCGCGGTCCTCGCTGCACATTGCAAGCTGA
- a CDS encoding YihY/virulence factor BrkB family protein has protein sequence MSDNWYGIPLNYRHLRELMIDAAGEWSLDRAPRMGAALAYYTTFAMVPLLLIAIAITGMVFGREASEGMILDHVSQLIGAQSTAAIKDMLRRADQPSSGILSTILSVGALLVGASGLFGELQDSLNTIWRIPPKEGGGLWGLIRDRFFSFLTVIGSGFLLLVSLILSVAVAALGKWFGHLLPFPEFLLETFNLLLSFSVITFLFALIFKILPDTTLAWRDVWLGAMISAGLFSIGKFAIGMYIGKTEVGSAYGAAGSLVIVLVWVYYSAQILLYGVELTKVYACKSGRYQIAKPGSGRGYATRYFPRRSSLSSSRAKSS, from the coding sequence ATGTCCGACAACTGGTACGGCATACCGCTCAATTATAGGCACCTACGAGAATTGATGATCGACGCGGCAGGAGAATGGAGTCTGGACCGGGCTCCACGTATGGGAGCCGCGCTCGCCTACTACACGACCTTTGCCATGGTGCCGCTCTTGCTGATTGCCATCGCCATCACCGGCATGGTGTTCGGCCGCGAGGCATCGGAGGGAATGATCCTTGATCACGTGAGCCAGCTTATCGGAGCTCAAAGTACGGCGGCGATCAAAGACATGTTGCGCCGGGCTGATCAGCCCTCGTCGGGAATTCTGTCCACGATCCTTTCGGTAGGCGCGCTGCTCGTTGGGGCCTCGGGATTATTCGGCGAGCTGCAGGACTCGTTGAATACGATCTGGCGGATTCCTCCCAAAGAGGGAGGAGGGCTATGGGGGCTGATCCGTGACCGCTTCTTTTCGTTTCTCACCGTGATCGGCAGCGGTTTTCTCCTCCTCGTGTCGCTCATACTCAGCGTGGCAGTGGCGGCACTGGGAAAATGGTTCGGTCACCTCCTGCCATTTCCAGAATTTCTCCTTGAGACGTTCAATCTCCTCCTGTCATTTTCCGTTATTACGTTCCTCTTCGCCTTGATCTTCAAAATTTTGCCCGATACCACATTGGCCTGGCGCGACGTGTGGCTCGGCGCCATGATCAGCGCAGGTTTATTCAGCATCGGCAAATTCGCCATTGGAATGTACATTGGGAAGACCGAGGTCGGCTCGGCATACGGCGCTGCCGGCTCACTGGTGATCGTACTCGTCTGGGTGTATTACTCCGCGCAGATTCTTTTGTACGGAGTCGAATTGACTAAAGTATACGCATGCAAAAGCGGACGCTATCAGATCGCCAAGCCCGGGAGTGGGCGCGGGTATGCGACGCGATATTTTCCACGCCGCTCTTCATTATCATCTTCGCGAGCGAAGTCTTCGTAG
- a CDS encoding Gfo/Idh/MocA family protein, which translates to MSVNRVSRERSDRKIRYAVVGLGHISQAAVLPAFAHASANSQLTALISNDPKKLSTLGARYKVPYTYSYREYDRCLHDEHIDAVYIALPNNMHCNFAVRAAEAGIHVLCEKPMAVTERECHSMMTAARKSRTKLMIAYRLHFEEATVRAIEMAQSGRLGKIRMFNSVFSLQVRPGDIRVRRKMGGGSLYDIGIYCINAARNVFQENPVEVSAFSVKGTDRRFREVDEMSGAVLRFPDGKLASFMCSFGAADVSSYEIVGTKGRLQLDPAYEYVGRLTHRLTLGEEPQTKRFPAGDQFASELLYFSDCIHRNAEPEPSGLEGLIDVQIIEALYRSAATKRPVTLKLPSKRQWPTSRQIIHRPPVPKPKLVKTQSPSL; encoded by the coding sequence ATGTCAGTCAATCGGGTGTCCCGCGAGCGAAGCGATCGGAAGATCCGCTATGCAGTGGTCGGCTTAGGCCATATTTCTCAGGCGGCCGTTCTCCCGGCTTTCGCCCATGCCTCGGCAAATTCGCAACTCACGGCGCTCATATCGAACGATCCCAAAAAGCTTTCCACGCTCGGCGCGCGCTACAAGGTCCCCTATACCTATTCCTATCGGGAATACGATCGCTGTCTACACGACGAACATATCGACGCGGTGTATATCGCGCTGCCGAATAATATGCATTGTAACTTTGCCGTGCGGGCGGCCGAAGCCGGCATCCACGTCCTCTGCGAAAAACCGATGGCTGTGACCGAGCGGGAATGCCACAGCATGATGACGGCCGCCAGGAAGAGTCGGACGAAACTCATGATCGCATATCGGCTCCACTTCGAAGAAGCGACTGTGCGGGCCATCGAGATGGCTCAGTCCGGCAGGCTGGGAAAGATCCGCATGTTCAATTCGGTCTTCTCATTGCAGGTGCGGCCAGGCGATATCCGTGTCCGACGAAAAATGGGAGGCGGCTCTCTGTATGACATCGGTATCTACTGCATCAATGCGGCCCGCAACGTCTTCCAGGAAAATCCGGTTGAAGTGTCGGCCTTCTCGGTAAAAGGAACCGACCGGCGCTTTCGGGAAGTCGATGAAATGTCTGGGGCCGTTCTGCGGTTTCCGGACGGCAAGCTTGCAAGCTTTATGTGCAGCTTTGGCGCAGCGGACGTTTCCTCGTATGAAATCGTCGGGACGAAAGGTCGCCTGCAGCTCGACCCTGCGTACGAATACGTCGGCCGTCTCACACATCGCCTCACACTCGGAGAAGAGCCGCAGACGAAACGATTCCCGGCCGGCGATCAATTCGCATCCGAACTCCTGTACTTCTCGGACTGCATCCACCGGAATGCGGAACCCGAACCCTCCGGACTGGAGGGTTTGATCGACGTGCAGATCATCGAGGCCCTCTACCGCTCCGCAGCCACGAAACGGCCTGTCACCCTGAAGCTGCCCTCCAAACGTCAGTGGCCCACCTCACGTCAGATCATTCACCGCCCCCCGGTGCCGAAGCCGAAGCTGGTCAAAACGCAATCACCGTCATTGTAG
- a CDS encoding DUF2892 domain-containing protein — MAYLSEDIAMLKGYRPNRRQLTRLRDEVAAGSGQNVGDTERIASAMLASGMFMASIARLTRPTGKIAVLIGAALAYRALTGDCPLYRTLGLTSKKGGVESYLT, encoded by the coding sequence ATGGCCTACCTGAGTGAGGACATTGCGATGTTGAAAGGGTATCGTCCCAACAGGAGGCAGCTCACCCGCCTACGGGACGAGGTGGCCGCTGGAAGCGGCCAGAACGTGGGGGACACAGAGCGGATCGCGTCTGCGATGCTCGCCAGCGGAATGTTCATGGCGAGCATCGCTCGGCTAACGAGACCGACCGGAAAAATTGCCGTATTGATTGGAGCAGCATTGGCGTATCGGGCGTTGACCGGAGATTGCCCACTGTATCGAACGCTGGGCCTTACCTCAAAGAAGGGCGGCGTGGAATCATACCTGACGTAG
- a CDS encoding PilZ domain-containing protein, protein MKDALGMMLRDAWREKGNPDCPHLSLSRETGFAGTFTEAYLCTVCGTALHLASTHPPEQRSAERRMAPRFRVQFRTVLGGRASQEGQGTVLDLSIGGCRVETPVAMVRDASIELRIHVPDLDWPLMIDEATVQWVKNKEYGLGFVKLKETEWERLRRVIAKLADEG, encoded by the coding sequence ATGAAAGACGCCTTGGGTATGATGCTGCGCGATGCATGGAGAGAAAAGGGCAATCCGGACTGTCCACACCTCTCATTGAGCCGAGAAACGGGTTTTGCCGGAACGTTTACGGAAGCCTACCTCTGCACCGTATGCGGAACAGCACTGCACCTCGCGTCGACGCACCCGCCGGAGCAGCGGTCGGCAGAACGTCGAATGGCGCCCCGTTTCCGCGTCCAATTCAGAACCGTCCTGGGAGGACGCGCCTCGCAGGAAGGGCAGGGCACCGTGCTGGATCTGTCCATCGGCGGTTGCCGCGTGGAAACACCGGTCGCGATGGTTCGGGATGCATCGATTGAACTTCGGATTCATGTCCCGGATCTCGACTGGCCCTTGATGATCGATGAGGCGACGGTACAGTGGGTAAAAAACAAGGAGTATGGACTGGGCTTTGTGAAGTTAAAGGAGACCGAATGGGAACGTTTGCGCCGGGTGATCGCCAAATTGGCCGACGAGGGATGA
- the ligD gene encoding DNA ligase D → MSLKRYHQKRRFRRTPEPKGRKAASAQGHLYVIQKHAASRLHYDFRLELDGVLKSWAVPKGPSLDPAVKRLAMHVEDHPVEYGSFEGIIPKGEYGGGTVMLWDKGTWQPVGDPSASYRAGKLKFVLDGERLKGGWMLARMKARKTEHGDPWLLIKETDGYSSRSEDSDDEGSESVVSGRTMEEIASQRNAVWSSHRKKELRAPSPLKRIGSAASRQLFASAPGARKTALPKAFRPQLATLVDRPPAGDGWLHEIKLDGYRLLAFIRNGRATLMTRNGLDWTAKFPTLVEALAGLPVQEGMLDGEVVVIRADGTTDFQALQGMLQNKSAVPLHYYIFDVPYGEGYDLTQVPLLERKEILNQLLSPHVDTHSVIRYSDHVLGHGEDFHNHACSLKAEGMISKDVSSHYSQRRSPQWLKIKCTQQQEFVIGGYTDPGGARTGFGALLIGVYEGGRHLRYTGRVGTGFSQELLGNVMKQLRARETSTMPFKDFPKDISRRGVHWVNPELVAEIRFTEWTSDNVLRHPAFLGLRADKSPHEVIREAPKPMSEAAAASPPKGRSRRKEPAAALPSPFKLTNSERILYPEQGITKLMLAQYYQTMASWILPHIVRRPLTIVRCPHGYDKQCFYQKHVMEGLPPSIRGVRVKEKHGSMTTLVIDDLDGLTGLVQLGVLEIHPWGCTEDSLNKPDRLVFDLDPAPDVPLNHLIEAAQLVRDLLEAIELTSFVKTTGGKGLHVVVPLTPRVSWDELKQFAKQIAGSLASHDPKRYIDVMAKSRRAGKIFVDYLRNGYGATSVAAYSTRARAGATVSAPLRWKELAPKLDFTSFNLNTVPSRLAGGKSDPWEGFATTRQSLTPAMIRQVATLNAKLLRG, encoded by the coding sequence GTGAGCCTCAAGCGTTATCACCAAAAACGACGTTTCAGGCGGACGCCAGAGCCGAAGGGCAGGAAGGCCGCATCGGCACAAGGGCATCTGTACGTCATACAAAAGCATGCCGCCAGCCGATTGCATTACGATTTCCGCCTTGAATTGGACGGCGTATTGAAAAGCTGGGCGGTTCCCAAAGGACCGAGCCTTGACCCCGCCGTCAAACGCCTTGCCATGCATGTCGAAGATCACCCGGTCGAATATGGATCATTCGAAGGCATCATCCCGAAGGGTGAGTACGGCGGGGGCACCGTCATGCTATGGGACAAGGGCACCTGGCAACCGGTGGGAGATCCTTCGGCATCGTACAGAGCCGGAAAACTCAAGTTCGTGCTCGACGGAGAGCGACTCAAAGGCGGGTGGATGCTCGCTCGGATGAAAGCACGGAAGACTGAACACGGCGATCCATGGCTGTTGATCAAGGAAACCGACGGGTACTCCAGCCGATCCGAGGACTCGGATGACGAGGGAAGCGAAAGCGTCGTGTCCGGACGGACGATGGAGGAAATCGCCTCTCAACGCAACGCGGTCTGGTCGTCACACCGAAAGAAAGAACTCCGAGCCCCTTCGCCACTGAAACGTATCGGAAGCGCCGCGTCTCGGCAACTGTTTGCATCCGCCCCCGGCGCCCGTAAGACCGCACTGCCGAAGGCGTTCCGTCCTCAGCTGGCGACTCTGGTCGATCGGCCGCCGGCCGGCGACGGCTGGCTGCATGAAATCAAACTGGACGGCTACCGGCTGCTGGCGTTCATTCGAAACGGCCGCGCCACGCTCATGACCCGCAACGGCCTGGACTGGACGGCCAAATTCCCCACCCTCGTCGAAGCGTTGGCCGGCCTGCCGGTCCAGGAAGGCATGCTCGATGGAGAAGTCGTCGTGATCCGGGCCGACGGCACGACCGACTTTCAAGCTCTGCAAGGCATGCTGCAGAACAAGTCTGCCGTTCCTCTCCATTATTATATTTTCGATGTGCCGTACGGTGAAGGATATGACCTGACTCAGGTGCCTCTGCTCGAGCGCAAAGAGATACTGAATCAACTGTTGTCCCCTCACGTCGACACGCACTCCGTGATCCGGTACTCGGATCATGTGCTGGGACACGGCGAGGACTTTCACAATCACGCGTGCAGCCTCAAAGCCGAAGGGATGATCTCGAAGGACGTATCCAGCCATTACAGCCAACGCCGCTCTCCGCAATGGTTGAAAATCAAATGCACCCAGCAGCAGGAATTCGTGATCGGCGGGTACACGGACCCCGGCGGCGCGCGCACGGGCTTCGGAGCCCTGCTGATCGGCGTGTATGAAGGCGGCCGGCACCTTCGGTATACCGGTCGCGTGGGGACGGGATTTTCTCAGGAATTATTGGGCAATGTGATGAAGCAACTTCGCGCGCGTGAAACCTCGACCATGCCGTTCAAGGATTTTCCAAAGGATATCTCCCGCCGCGGCGTGCATTGGGTAAACCCCGAATTGGTGGCCGAAATCCGTTTTACGGAGTGGACCTCTGATAATGTCTTGCGGCATCCGGCCTTTCTCGGCCTTCGGGCGGACAAGTCCCCGCACGAGGTCATCCGTGAAGCGCCCAAGCCGATGTCCGAGGCAGCCGCAGCATCTCCCCCAAAAGGCCGTTCGAGGAGGAAGGAACCGGCGGCCGCTTTACCCTCCCCCTTCAAATTGACCAATTCAGAACGCATCCTCTATCCGGAGCAAGGAATCACGAAACTCATGCTGGCGCAGTATTATCAGACCATGGCATCGTGGATCCTGCCGCATATCGTGCGCCGGCCATTAACGATCGTGCGATGTCCTCACGGATATGACAAACAATGTTTCTATCAGAAACATGTCATGGAAGGTCTTCCGCCTTCGATCAGAGGCGTTCGTGTCAAAGAAAAGCACGGATCCATGACGACCCTGGTGATCGATGATCTCGATGGCTTGACCGGCCTGGTGCAATTGGGCGTGCTGGAAATCCATCCCTGGGGGTGTACAGAAGACTCGTTGAATAAGCCGGACCGCCTCGTGTTCGACCTGGATCCCGCCCCCGACGTGCCTCTGAATCATCTGATTGAGGCGGCGCAATTGGTCAGGGATCTCTTGGAGGCCATCGAGCTAACAAGTTTCGTGAAGACGACCGGCGGCAAGGGATTGCACGTGGTCGTCCCCCTCACACCCCGCGTCTCCTGGGATGAACTCAAGCAGTTTGCGAAGCAGATTGCGGGATCATTGGCCTCGCACGATCCCAAGCGGTACATCGACGTCATGGCGAAATCCAGAAGAGCCGGGAAGATATTTGTCGATTACCTGCGCAACGGATATGGGGCCACCAGCGTGGCAGCCTATTCGACGAGGGCGAGAGCCGGCGCAACGGTATCGGCTCCGCTGCGGTGGAAAGAGTTGGCGCCAAAACTGGATTTCACGTCATTCAATTTGAATACGGTTCCCAGCCGGCTGGCCGGCGGGAAGTCGGACCCCTGGGAAGGATTCGCGACGACCCGCCAGTCCCTCACACCGGCAATGATCCGCCAGGTCGCCACACTCAATGCGAAACTGCTGCGCGGCTAG
- a CDS encoding Ku protein — protein sequence MPRMLREGSISFGLVNVPVRLYTAARSESISFNLIHAKCGSRIKQQIYCPKCELVIERSDLVKGYEAEKDQYVLFTEAELDELEADASDSMQIMEFIPLSSVDPLYYEKTYFLGPGKGGEKTYQLLAQAMDKTQQGAIAQYVMYGKENLVLIRAMQGGLVLHVMYYADEVRDFKEIDKGKQTETRADEMNLAIRLIDGLKKNRFRPDEYQDAYRERVMELIEKKQSGQTRKARGGSKPTPVIDLMSALKASLERNAPAKRPVKTAARGKKVG from the coding sequence ATGCCGCGCATGCTTCGTGAAGGCAGCATCTCGTTCGGACTGGTCAACGTTCCTGTGCGGCTATACACCGCCGCGCGTTCGGAAAGCATTTCGTTCAATCTCATCCATGCGAAGTGCGGCTCGCGCATCAAACAGCAAATCTATTGTCCGAAATGCGAACTCGTGATCGAGCGCTCGGATCTCGTGAAAGGGTACGAGGCCGAGAAGGATCAGTATGTGCTGTTTACGGAAGCCGAGCTGGACGAACTGGAGGCGGACGCATCGGACAGCATGCAGATCATGGAATTCATTCCGCTTTCGTCCGTCGATCCGCTGTACTACGAAAAGACCTATTTCCTCGGCCCCGGCAAGGGGGGGGAGAAAACCTATCAGCTCCTGGCTCAAGCCATGGACAAGACCCAGCAGGGTGCGATCGCGCAGTACGTCATGTATGGAAAAGAGAATCTCGTGTTGATCCGCGCGATGCAAGGCGGGCTCGTGTTGCACGTGATGTACTATGCAGACGAGGTGCGAGACTTCAAGGAAATCGATAAAGGGAAACAAACAGAAACGCGCGCCGATGAAATGAATCTCGCGATCCGCCTCATCGACGGTCTCAAGAAAAACCGGTTTCGCCCCGACGAGTATCAGGACGCCTACCGCGAACGCGTCATGGAGTTGATCGAGAAAAAGCAGAGCGGACAGACCCGGAAAGCACGCGGAGGATCCAAGCCGACGCCCGTCATCGACCTCATGTCCGCCTTGAAGGCCAGTTTGGAACGCAATGCTCCCGCCAAGCGGCCGGTCAAAACCGCAGCGCGCGGTAAAAAAGTCGGGTGA
- a CDS encoding tetratricopeptide repeat protein, translating to MPSVYSAADISRILSLPLSGVRRCVRAALLPAPRSTSGYSFQDLILIRTCRSLIGARIPVTRIRRLLQSLKNQIPQERHLSTIRIYADGRRIVVWDGTAHWQPDSGQFLFAFDAAEFPGPAGEPKALQRTPKRTAAQWYLLGKQLDETSGEEARKAYEEALRIDPAYRPALIQLGSIYCAEGRWREAEQSFREASRSDPRDAHALYSLGHVLEQLKKPRGAVKAYRQAIICSPRFYEAHYRLGLLYESLGKKTDAIRHFNIARRLRKQT from the coding sequence ATGCCCTCGGTCTATTCAGCGGCGGACATCAGCCGTATTTTGAGTCTGCCGCTCTCGGGCGTCCGGCGTTGTGTCCGGGCCGCGCTTCTGCCTGCGCCCCGCAGTACCTCGGGCTATAGCTTTCAGGACCTCATCCTCATCCGTACCTGCCGCAGTCTGATCGGCGCCAGGATCCCGGTGACCCGCATCAGACGCCTGCTGCAGTCTCTCAAGAATCAAATTCCACAGGAGCGGCACCTCTCCACGATCCGTATTTATGCCGATGGCCGGAGGATCGTCGTCTGGGACGGAACAGCCCATTGGCAGCCGGACTCAGGACAATTTCTTTTTGCCTTCGACGCGGCTGAGTTTCCTGGCCCCGCCGGAGAACCGAAAGCCCTGCAACGGACGCCGAAGCGCACCGCCGCCCAGTGGTATCTCCTCGGCAAACAGTTGGACGAGACGTCGGGAGAAGAGGCGAGGAAGGCCTATGAGGAAGCGCTACGTATCGATCCGGCCTATCGGCCGGCGCTGATCCAACTGGGGTCGATCTATTGTGCCGAAGGTCGCTGGCGCGAGGCCGAGCAATCTTTCCGCGAGGCCAGCCGGAGCGACCCCCGTGATGCGCACGCGCTCTACAGTCTCGGTCACGTTCTGGAGCAGCTCAAGAAACCGCGCGGGGCCGTGAAAGCCTATCGCCAAGCCATCATATGCAGCCCCCGGTTCTACGAAGCGCACTATCGTCTCGGATTGCTGTACGAGTCGCTTGGAAAGAAAACCGACGCCATCCGGCACTTCAACATCGCCCGCCGCCTGAGAAAACAAACATAG
- a CDS encoding CBS domain-containing protein, whose amino-acid sequence MLIRDIMTTDPSYCVPEDSSAQAARLMRQMNAGIVPVVASASNRRVLGVVTDRDLCMAVIAADVHPKTVKLGQCMSTNIIAADPSDDIDKAVQLMRDHQVRRILVLNGAGELEGVVSTADVFHRSNVSATRTHEALTTVSEPSSEQTGPAVQTSH is encoded by the coding sequence ATGCTGATTAGGGATATCATGACCACGGATCCGAGTTATTGCGTGCCGGAGGATTCATCCGCCCAGGCGGCGCGCCTCATGAGACAAATGAACGCCGGAATCGTCCCGGTCGTAGCCTCTGCTTCAAATAGAAGAGTGCTGGGCGTCGTCACCGATCGGGACCTCTGTATGGCGGTCATTGCAGCGGATGTGCACCCGAAGACCGTGAAGTTGGGGCAATGCATGAGTACCAACATCATCGCCGCCGATCCGTCGGATGACATCGATAAAGCCGTGCAACTCATGCGCGACCACCAAGTGCGGCGCATTCTCGTCCTGAATGGAGCGGGGGAACTGGAAGGCGTCGTCTCCACCGCGGACGTCTTTCACCGTTCGAATGTCTCCGCCACAAGAACGCACGAAGCGCTGACGACGGTCTCGGAGCCTTCGTCGGAACAGACCGGGCCTGCCGTTCAGACATCCCATTGA
- a CDS encoding response regulator transcription factor, with translation MISDGLSVLFIDGHDRDRRAFTDLLRLCSPVYRISEATDGQSGLDFFYTRPIDCVVLELDLPDGSGFEVLKTLLPDASNQDVAVVVLTHLMSEPLFESALKLGAQEALLKRRTSANILDRAVAKAIANTLSAPHAWTGHICGPAQSHRSRVSTT, from the coding sequence ATGATCTCGGACGGCTTATCGGTTCTGTTCATCGACGGACATGATCGTGATCGTCGAGCCTTCACCGATCTTCTCAGGCTCTGTTCTCCAGTCTACCGAATCTCGGAAGCGACGGACGGGCAGAGTGGACTCGATTTCTTCTATACCCGTCCGATCGACTGCGTGGTTTTGGAGTTGGACTTGCCGGATGGATCCGGGTTCGAGGTGCTCAAGACCCTGTTGCCGGACGCATCCAATCAAGATGTCGCCGTCGTTGTGTTGACTCATCTGATGAGTGAGCCGCTTTTCGAATCCGCGTTGAAACTGGGCGCCCAAGAGGCGCTGCTCAAGCGGCGCACTTCCGCCAACATCCTCGACAGGGCCGTGGCGAAGGCCATTGCCAACACGTTGTCTGCTCCGCACGCATGGACCGGACATATCTGCGGTCCAGCTCAATCCCATCGGTCACGCGTCTCGACGACATAG